Proteins encoded together in one Orcinus orca chromosome 13, mOrcOrc1.1, whole genome shotgun sequence window:
- the LOC125960852 gene encoding putative ALMS1-like protein translates to MTFPTPSSSEATVEEDSDVTSWSEEKIEEKRLLTSYPGERKLRKNKQSCWEGVSWFVPVENVKSGPKKENLPKFHGPCVSWFVPVTNTTPWREPLQEKNWQGQHMDSHSSLAGPGRDPLKPFVRATLQESLQLHRPDFISRSRERIKRLKLIVQERKLQNMLQSEREALFNTVQEWQGHRDAMHLLPKRDFLAAQKKRPVGKKEMIQRSKWIYEQLPEVQNKKEEEKWRLEYKPYWLQAQLYKKKVTNQFLGRKVPWN, encoded by the exons ATGACTTTCCCAACTCCAAGTTCTAGCGAGGCTACAGTAGAAGAGGACAGTGATGTGACTTCTTGGTCAGAAGAAAAGATAGAAGAGAAAAGGCTCCTTACCAGTTATCCTGGGGAGAGAAAGTTAAGGAAGAATAagcagagctgctgggaag gagtttcatggtttgtTCCTGTGGAAAATGTGAAGTCTGGTCCTAAGAAGGAAAACCTGCCCAAGTTTCATGGCCCTTGTGTCTCCTGGTTTGTACCAGTAACCAACACCACACCTTGGAGGGAGCCACTACAGGAAAAGAACTGGCAAGGACAGCACATGGACAGCCACAGTTCACTAGCAGGCCCAGGCAGAGATCCACTGAAGCCATTTGTGAGAGCAACCCTACAG GAATCACTGCAACTTCACAGACCTGACTTCATCTCCCGCTCTAGGGAACGGATAAAGCGCCTGAAGTTAATAGTCCAGGAGAGGAAGCTGCAGAACATGTTACAGAGTGAACGGGAGGCACTGTTCAACACTGTGCAAGAATGGCAGGGCCACCGGGACGCCATGCACCTGCTCCCTAAGAGAG ACTTCCTGGCTGCCCAAAAGAAAAGGCCTgttggaaagaaggaaatgattcAGCGGTCTAAATG GATTTATGAACAGCTTCCAGAAGTACAGaacaagaaagaagaggaaaagtggaGATTGGAATATAAGCCATACTGGCTGCAAGCCCAGCTATATAAAAAG